The following nucleotide sequence is from Aneurinibacillus soli.
GAGAGAGTTGGAGGAGAGTTAAGATGAGAAGAGCAGCAGTTGTATGCATCCTGTTCGTATTCGCAATGATGATGGCAGGGTGTGGTCAGGGAAAACAGGCAGAAAGTGCGCCGCAGACGTCTGCAAAATCAGATGCAAGCAAGCAGGTGAAAGTCGGCATTACCCAGATTGTTGAACACCCGGCGCTTGATTCGATTCGCAAAGGCATTATTGACCAGTTGGCAGCGGAAGGATACAAAGACGGCACGTCCATGCAGCTTGAATACGTCAACGCGCAGAACGACATGAACAATGTCGCGACAATTGCCCAGAAGATGGCGGCGGATCATAAGGATATCATTATCCCGATTACGACGCCGTCTGCGCAGGCTGTTGTCAACCAGGCCAAAGACACCCCGGTTGTGTTCTCGGCTGTTACCGACCCGGTAGCGGCAAAGATTGTCCCGGCACTTGATAAGCCGAAGGCAAACGTGACAGGTACATCTGATGCGTCTCCGATGGATAAGCAGGTGGAACTGGTGCACGCTTTTGTTCCAAAGCTGAAGAACCTTGGTGTCATCTACAATACGGGTGAAGTGAATGCGTCTGTTCAAGTCGATATGATCGAGAAAGCGGCGCAGGCAAAAGGCATTAAAGTCGTGCGTGCTGGCGTGACGAATTCAAACGAAGTAAAACCGGGTGCAGAGTCGCTTGCTGGTAAGGTGGATGCGATTCTCATTCCGGTGGATAACACGGTTGTGTCTTCTTTTGAATCGCTGCTGAAGGCAGCCAATGCTGCGAAAATTCCAGTGTTTGCGTCTGATAGCGACACAGTGAAGCGCGGTGCGGTTGCGACGTATGGCATTGACTATTACAAGCTGGGCAAGCAGACAGGTGTGATGGCCGCACGTGTTCTGCGCGGTGAGAAGCCGGGAGACATCCCGGTGGAAACACTGAAAGATG
It contains:
- a CDS encoding ABC transporter substrate-binding protein encodes the protein MRRAAVVCILFVFAMMMAGCGQGKQAESAPQTSAKSDASKQVKVGITQIVEHPALDSIRKGIIDQLAAEGYKDGTSMQLEYVNAQNDMNNVATIAQKMAADHKDIIIPITTPSAQAVVNQAKDTPVVFSAVTDPVAAKIVPALDKPKANVTGTSDASPMDKQVELVHAFVPKLKNLGVIYNTGEVNASVQVDMIEKAAQAKGIKVVRAGVTNSNEVKPGAESLAGKVDAILIPVDNTVVSSFESLLKAANAAKIPVFASDSDTVKRGAVATYGIDYYKLGKQTGVMAARVLRGEKPGDIPVETLKDVQLIVNAKAAQSFGLSIPEQLKAGAQIIK